A genomic region of Christiangramia sp. OXR-203 contains the following coding sequences:
- a CDS encoding response regulator, which translates to MKKVDIACIIDDDPIFIYGTKRIMEMANFAESIMVFKNGEEAITKLRPIMISNKSVPDVILLDLNMPIMDGWQFLDEFITIPSSKKVVIYIVTSSVDPDDVERAKSYGEVDNYLIKPIKADQLMDLMNNFQKNIFSTENRSEK; encoded by the coding sequence ATGAAAAAAGTTGATATAGCCTGTATTATAGATGACGATCCAATTTTTATCTATGGCACAAAAAGGATCATGGAAATGGCAAATTTTGCCGAGAGTATTATGGTATTTAAAAATGGTGAAGAAGCAATTACCAAATTACGGCCTATCATGATATCTAATAAATCAGTTCCGGATGTTATATTACTGGACCTGAATATGCCAATTATGGATGGATGGCAATTTCTGGATGAGTTCATAACTATTCCAAGTTCAAAAAAGGTCGTTATATATATAGTAACTTCTTCAGTAGATCCAGATGATGTAGAAAGGGCAAAGAGTTATGGTGAAGTAGATAATTATCTTATTAAACCTATCAAAGCAGATCAACTCATGGATTTAATGAATAACTTTCAGAAGAATATATTCTCAACAGAAAATAGGTCAGAAAAGTAA
- the rpsA gene encoding 30S ribosomal protein S1 produces the protein MAEENTNKESQEIEVQDVAGMANESQPDAETQQANPEKFLEEFNWHNYEEGIDPIDDKKLEEFEKLVAENFVDTLDDEVVTGKVINITDRDAIIDINAKSEGVISLNEFRYNPDLKEGDEVEVLIDVREDSTGQLILSHRKARVIKAWERVNTAHDESLVVNGFIKCRTKGGMIVDVFGIEAFLPGSQIDVKPIRDYDAYVGKNMEFKVVKINHEFKNVVVSHKALIEADIEEQKKEIIGQLEKGQVLEGTVKNITSYGVFVDLGGVDGLVHITDLSWSRINHPNEIVELDQKLNVVILDFDESKSRIQLGLKQLSQHPWDALSEDLKVGDNVKGKVVVIADYGAFIEVAEGVEGLIHVSEMSWSTHLRSAQDFVNVGDEVDAQILTLDREDRKMSLGIKQLSQDPWTDITTKYPVGSRHEGIVRNFTNFGVFVELEEGIDGLIYISDLSWTKKIKHPSEFTNVGDKLEVVVLELDVDGRKLSLGHKQIEDNPWDKYEADFGVGTKHTAEITEIVDKGATIDFNEDITAFVPQRHLEKEDGSKLKKGEEAEFQIIEFNKEFKRVVASHMVIHKEEEQKIVKQAAKKSASQNKDNATTIGDVNADLQALKDKMEGKS, from the coding sequence ATGGCTGAAGAAAACACAAACAAAGAATCTCAGGAAATCGAAGTACAAGATGTTGCCGGTATGGCAAATGAGTCTCAACCTGACGCAGAAACGCAACAGGCAAACCCTGAGAAATTTCTAGAAGAATTTAACTGGCACAATTACGAAGAAGGAATTGATCCTATCGACGATAAGAAGCTGGAAGAATTCGAAAAACTAGTAGCTGAAAATTTCGTTGACACTTTAGATGACGAGGTTGTAACAGGAAAAGTAATTAATATTACAGATCGTGATGCAATCATTGATATCAATGCAAAGAGTGAAGGTGTTATTTCTCTAAACGAATTTCGTTACAACCCAGACCTTAAAGAAGGTGATGAAGTTGAAGTACTTATTGACGTTCGTGAAGATTCTACAGGTCAGTTGATCCTTTCTCACCGTAAGGCGAGAGTGATCAAGGCATGGGAAAGAGTAAATACAGCACATGATGAAAGTCTTGTTGTAAATGGATTCATTAAATGTCGTACCAAAGGTGGTATGATCGTAGACGTATTTGGTATTGAAGCTTTCCTTCCAGGATCGCAAATCGATGTGAAGCCAATTCGTGATTACGATGCTTACGTTGGAAAGAACATGGAATTCAAAGTTGTAAAGATCAACCACGAATTTAAAAACGTTGTTGTTTCTCACAAAGCGCTTATCGAAGCAGATATCGAAGAGCAGAAGAAAGAGATCATTGGACAGCTTGAAAAAGGTCAGGTACTTGAAGGTACTGTTAAGAATATTACTTCTTACGGTGTATTCGTTGACCTTGGAGGTGTTGATGGACTTGTTCACATTACAGACCTTAGCTGGTCTAGAATCAACCATCCAAATGAGATCGTTGAACTAGATCAAAAACTTAACGTTGTAATTCTTGATTTTGATGAGTCTAAGTCTAGAATTCAGTTAGGTCTTAAACAACTTAGCCAGCACCCATGGGATGCGCTTAGCGAAGATCTTAAGGTTGGTGACAATGTAAAAGGTAAAGTAGTTGTAATCGCAGATTACGGTGCATTTATCGAAGTTGCTGAAGGTGTTGAAGGTCTTATCCACGTTTCTGAAATGTCTTGGAGCACGCACTTGCGATCAGCTCAGGATTTCGTAAATGTTGGTGATGAGGTTGATGCTCAAATCCTTACTTTAGATAGAGAAGACAGAAAAATGTCTCTTGGTATCAAGCAATTGAGCCAGGATCCATGGACTGATATCACTACTAAATATCCTGTTGGGTCAAGACATGAAGGTATCGTTCGTAACTTCACTAACTTCGGAGTATTCGTTGAGTTAGAAGAAGGAATCGACGGACTTATTTATATCTCTGATCTTTCATGGACCAAAAAGATCAAGCACCCATCTGAGTTTACAAACGTAGGTGATAAGCTTGAAGTTGTAGTTCTTGAACTGGATGTTGATGGTAGAAAACTTAGTCTTGGTCACAAGCAGATCGAAGATAACCCTTGGGATAAGTATGAAGCCGACTTTGGAGTTGGAACAAAACATACTGCTGAGATCACTGAGATCGTAGACAAAGGTGCAACTATCGACTTCAATGAGGATATTACTGCATTCGTTCCACAGAGACATCTGGAGAAAGAAGACGGTTCTAAACTTAAGAAAGGTGAAGAAGCAGAATTCCAGATCATTGAATTCAATAAAGAATTCAAAAGAGTGGTAGCTTCTCATATGGTAATTCACAAAGAAGAAGAGCAAAAAATCGTTAAGCAGGCTGCTAAGAAATCAGCTTCGCAAAACAAGGACAACGCCACTACAATTGGTGATGTTAATGCTGATCTTCAAGCGTTGAAAGACAAGATGGAAGGGAAGAGCTAA
- the cmk gene encoding (d)CMP kinase, whose amino-acid sequence MSKKITIAIDGFSSTGKSTVAKGLAKKLNYVYVDTGAMYRAVTLYMMRKLFVSDTNFDEEAIIRHLPFVSLKFIFNEEKGFGEMYLNGENVEKEIRYMEVSEQVSKVAAVTDVRKMLVDQQQEMGKEKGVVMDGRDIGTVVFPDAELKIFMTASTEKRAQRRYDELIERGDEVEFDAVLKNVKDRDFMDSTREDSPLIQAEDAVEFDNSEMDLEEQFDKILEIANKRIDEVS is encoded by the coding sequence ATGAGCAAGAAAATAACGATCGCCATCGACGGCTTTTCTTCAACGGGCAAAAGCACTGTTGCAAAAGGACTGGCTAAAAAATTGAATTATGTATACGTCGATACCGGCGCCATGTATCGCGCGGTGACTTTGTATATGATGCGAAAGCTATTTGTTTCAGATACTAACTTCGATGAAGAAGCGATCATCAGGCATTTGCCTTTTGTTAGTTTAAAATTCATTTTCAATGAAGAAAAAGGTTTTGGTGAAATGTATCTGAATGGTGAAAATGTTGAGAAAGAAATTCGATACATGGAAGTTTCGGAACAGGTGAGTAAGGTTGCAGCTGTTACAGATGTTCGAAAAATGCTTGTAGACCAGCAGCAGGAGATGGGAAAAGAGAAAGGTGTTGTCATGGATGGGCGCGACATAGGGACCGTAGTTTTTCCAGATGCTGAGCTAAAGATCTTTATGACAGCTTCTACTGAAAAAAGAGCCCAACGAAGATACGATGAGCTTATTGAAAGAGGTGATGAGGTGGAATTTGACGCGGTCTTGAAAAATGTGAAGGATCGTGATTTTATGGATTCAACGCGGGAAGATTCGCCGCTAATCCAGGCTGAAGACGCCGTGGAATTTGATAATTCTGAAATGGACCTGGAAGAGCAATTTGATAAGATCTTAGAGATCGCTAATAAACGAATTGATGAGGTGAGCTAG